In Phycisphaerae bacterium, a genomic segment contains:
- a CDS encoding glucosamine-6-phosphate deaminase, with the protein MSTTTRSRATQPTPPPSTAPTAGPTSRVEQVALERSGYEFIYGPEEKIPSIVVPNFPALGRLTAVRFLEWVQDNPEGVISLPTGKTPEYFIKFVQYYLRTWTRKETAAALADLGLDTTRKPDLSGLRFVQIDEFYPIDTKQHNSFYYYVHKYYIKGFGLSRARALLIDPLHIGLPKGMTLTDVFPDLTVDLALRIRRPATLLERRQQAVLRAVDAFCTEYERRIRELGGIGFFLGGIGPDGHIAFNIRGSDVFSTTRLLDPNYETKAAAATDLGGMEVARHKSVITIGLATITLNRNGVALIIAAGEAKAKIVAKTIHSEISNEFPGSVLGLLPNARFYLTTGAACRLCNRILVDLVRREGVSDEQKHRIVMDLSLSTGKPIRHLTEVDFQQDRFGAELLRKTQLDCQTLKEQAERRILENIHRGHAPVENKTLLHTSPHHDDIILAYLPYVTNAVRRRSTKHCFAYLTSGFNAVTNDYMLHAVTDLLERLDDAEFCTRFRPEIFETDSALARRRDTSHYFQGVARYHEEMKQEAAALRLLRNLTEVYEDDNLDNVKQRLHELINYFRTQYPGKKDMTVVQQLKGRVREWESDLKWAYYGFTGEAVRHLRLGFYKGDIFTEVPTVDRDVMPIRDLLMEINPDIITVAFDPEGSGPDTHYKVLQAVSHAARLYEEATGRHDVRVLGYRNVWFTFHPAEANLYVPTSLTHMNDLEVCFDTCFATQRTASFPSHEYDGPFSKLARRIQARQFEQVKTFLGEDFFVYNADHGLRACCGMVYLREMELAEFYTKSAELKQLAEAL; encoded by the coding sequence GTGAGTACTACGACCCGGTCGCGGGCGACGCAGCCGACGCCGCCCCCCAGCACCGCCCCCACGGCAGGCCCGACGAGCCGTGTCGAGCAGGTCGCGCTCGAACGCAGCGGTTACGAGTTCATCTACGGTCCGGAGGAGAAGATCCCGTCCATTGTCGTGCCGAATTTCCCGGCGCTGGGGCGGCTGACGGCGGTGCGCTTCCTCGAATGGGTGCAGGACAATCCGGAGGGCGTCATCTCGCTGCCCACCGGCAAGACCCCGGAATATTTCATCAAGTTCGTGCAGTACTACCTGCGCACATGGACCCGCAAGGAGACGGCCGCGGCGCTGGCCGACCTGGGGCTGGACACGACCCGCAAGCCGGACCTGTCGGGCCTGCGTTTCGTGCAGATCGACGAGTTCTACCCGATTGATACAAAGCAGCACAACAGCTTCTACTACTACGTCCACAAGTACTACATCAAGGGCTTCGGGCTCAGCCGGGCGCGCGCGCTGCTGATCGACCCGCTGCACATCGGCCTGCCGAAGGGCATGACGCTGACCGACGTGTTCCCGGATCTGACCGTGGACCTGGCCCTGCGGATTCGCCGGCCCGCGACGCTGCTCGAACGCCGGCAGCAGGCTGTGCTCCGCGCGGTCGATGCGTTCTGCACGGAGTACGAGCGTCGCATCCGCGAGCTGGGCGGGATCGGCTTCTTCCTCGGCGGAATCGGTCCCGATGGCCACATTGCCTTCAACATCCGCGGCTCGGACGTGTTCTCCACGACCCGCCTGCTCGACCCGAACTACGAAACCAAGGCCGCCGCCGCCACCGACCTCGGCGGCATGGAGGTGGCTCGCCACAAGAGCGTGATCACGATCGGCCTGGCCACCATCACGCTGAACCGCAACGGCGTCGCGCTGATCATCGCGGCCGGGGAAGCCAAGGCGAAGATCGTCGCGAAGACCATCCACAGCGAGATCTCGAACGAGTTCCCCGGCTCGGTCCTGGGCCTGCTGCCCAACGCGCGGTTCTACTTGACGACCGGGGCGGCCTGCCGGCTGTGCAACCGCATCCTCGTCGACCTGGTGCGGCGCGAGGGGGTGAGCGACGAGCAGAAACATCGCATCGTCATGGATCTGTCGCTGTCCACCGGCAAGCCGATCCGGCACCTGACCGAAGTCGACTTCCAGCAGGACCGCTTTGGCGCCGAGCTGCTGCGCAAGACGCAGCTCGACTGCCAGACGCTGAAGGAGCAGGCCGAGCGGCGCATCCTCGAGAACATCCACCGCGGCCACGCACCGGTGGAGAACAAGACGCTGCTGCACACGTCGCCGCACCACGACGACATCATCCTGGCATACCTGCCGTACGTCACGAACGCGGTCCGGCGGCGCAGCACGAAGCACTGTTTCGCGTACCTGACGTCGGGCTTCAACGCGGTCACGAATGATTACATGCTGCACGCCGTGACGGACCTGCTGGAGCGGCTGGACGACGCCGAGTTCTGCACGCGTTTCCGGCCAGAGATCTTCGAGACGGACAGCGCCCTGGCGCGGCGGAGGGACACGTCGCACTACTTCCAGGGGGTGGCGCGTTACCACGAGGAGATGAAGCAGGAGGCCGCGGCCCTGCGTCTGCTGCGCAACCTGACCGAAGTCTACGAGGATGACAACCTCGACAACGTCAAGCAGCGTCTGCACGAGCTGATCAACTACTTCCGGACGCAGTACCCCGGCAAGAAGGACATGACGGTCGTGCAGCAGCTCAAGGGCCGGGTGCGCGAGTGGGAGTCGGACCTGAAGTGGGCCTACTACGGGTTCACCGGCGAGGCCGTGCGGCACCTGCGGCTGGGGTTCTACAAGGGCGACATCTTCACGGAAGTGCCCACCGTGGACCGCGACGTGATGCCGATCCGCGATCTGCTCATGGAGATCAACCCGGACATCATCACGGTGGCCTTCGATCCCGAGGGCAGCGGGCCCGACACCCACTACAAGGTCCTGCAGGCGGTCTCGCACGCCGCCCGGCTCTACGAGGAAGCGACCGGCCGGCACGATGTCCGCGTGCTCGGCTACCGCAACGTGTGGTTCACGTTCCACCCGGCGGAAGCCAACCTGTACGTGCCGACTTCGCTCACGCACATGAACGACCTGGAGGTGTGCTTCGACACCTGCTTCGCGACGCAGCGCACCGCGTCGTTCCCCAGCCACGAGTACGACGGCCCGTTCTCCAAGCTGGCCCGCCGAATCCAGGCCCGCCAGTTTGAGCAGGTCAAGACGTTCCTGGGCGAGGACTTCTTCGTCTACAACGCCGACCACGGCCTGCGGGCCTGCTGCGGCATGGTCTACCTGCGCGAGATGGAACTGGCGGAGTTCTACACGAAGTCGGCCGAGCTGAAGCAACTGGCCGAGGCGCTGTAG
- a CDS encoding inorganic phosphate transporter → MTIYVICIIAVALLFDFSNGLNDAANSIATVVATRVLSPRAAVLWAAFFNFVAAFGFETHVAATIGKGLIDPQIVSPHLILAALLSAILWTVVCTWQGLPISVSHALIGALAGAALVGGGSTALVWRQIGIIALFIVFSPIIGLVLGALLMTATMWICRRRTPRGVDRTFRVLQLLSAAVYSLSHGLNDAQKTMGIIFALLISVPALQSWATHDGTPDGKLAWWIILSCHAAIALGTYLGGWRVVHTLGNRVTRLTPVDGFCAETGGGVTILALSHFGIPVSTTHTITGSIFGVGAIRRLSAVRWGVGYEIAMAWVLTLPVSAAIAAGVYWLIMRIVQLLPAAAGAGA, encoded by the coding sequence ATGACCATCTACGTCATCTGCATCATCGCCGTCGCCCTGCTGTTCGACTTCAGCAACGGCCTGAACGACGCCGCCAACTCGATCGCCACGGTCGTCGCCACGCGCGTGCTTTCGCCGCGCGCCGCGGTGCTGTGGGCGGCGTTCTTCAACTTCGTCGCGGCGTTCGGATTCGAAACGCACGTGGCCGCGACCATCGGCAAGGGTCTGATCGATCCGCAGATCGTCTCGCCCCATCTCATCCTGGCCGCGCTGCTGTCCGCAATCCTCTGGACGGTGGTCTGCACCTGGCAAGGTCTGCCGATCAGCGTGTCGCACGCGCTGATTGGGGCGCTGGCCGGCGCCGCCCTCGTGGGGGGCGGCAGCACGGCGCTCGTCTGGCGACAGATCGGGATCATCGCCCTGTTCATCGTGTTTTCGCCGATCATCGGACTGGTGCTCGGGGCGCTGCTGATGACGGCGACGATGTGGATCTGCCGGCGGCGCACGCCCCGCGGGGTCGACCGCACCTTCCGCGTGCTCCAACTGCTTTCGGCAGCCGTCTACAGCCTGAGCCACGGGCTCAACGACGCGCAGAAAACGATGGGCATCATCTTTGCGCTGCTGATCAGCGTGCCGGCGCTGCAAAGCTGGGCGACCCACGACGGTACTCCCGACGGGAAGTTAGCGTGGTGGATTATCCTCAGTTGTCACGCGGCCATCGCCCTGGGCACCTACCTCGGCGGCTGGCGCGTCGTGCACACGCTGGGCAACCGGGTGACGCGGCTGACGCCGGTAGACGGGTTCTGCGCCGAGACCGGCGGCGGCGTGACGATCCTGGCGCTCTCGCACTTCGGCATCCCCGTCAGCACCACGCACACGATTACCGGCTCGATCTTCGGCGTCGGCGCGATCCGGCGGCTGTCCGCCGTGCGCTGGGGCGTGGGCTATGAGATCGCCATGGCGTGGGTGCTCACCCTGCCCGTGTCGGCGGCGATCGCCGCGGGCGTGTACTGGCTGATCATGCGGATCGTGCAACTGCTGCCCGCCGCGGCGGGCGCGGGGGCCTGA
- a CDS encoding DUF47 domain-containing protein — MFSIIPRDRTFFDQFEKGAGIIVRAAEAYAALATDWEHRTDHVARIRQLEHDGDEVAHRTFDRLDQTFITPFDREDIETLILRMDDVIDEIDAAAKRLTLYRIPEPTPWLAKQTEVLVKATRLVQQAVGRLRNLKKPNGLHEELVEIHFLENVGDDNNHAALADLFERGGDPLLVLKWKEIYDLTERAIDRCEDIANVIHGILLKNA; from the coding sequence ATGTTCAGTATCATCCCCCGCGATCGGACGTTTTTCGATCAGTTCGAGAAGGGCGCTGGGATCATCGTCCGGGCCGCCGAGGCGTACGCCGCCCTCGCGACCGACTGGGAGCACCGCACGGATCACGTGGCCCGCATTCGGCAGCTCGAGCACGACGGCGACGAAGTCGCGCACCGGACCTTCGACCGGCTCGACCAGACGTTCATCACGCCCTTCGACCGCGAGGACATCGAGACGCTGATCCTGCGGATGGACGACGTGATTGACGAGATCGACGCGGCGGCGAAGCGGCTAACGCTCTATCGCATCCCGGAGCCGACGCCGTGGCTGGCCAAGCAGACCGAAGTCCTGGTCAAAGCCACCCGCCTGGTGCAGCAGGCCGTCGGCCGGCTCCGCAACCTGAAGAAGCCCAACGGCCTGCACGAGGAGCTGGTCGAGATCCACTTCCTGGAAAACGTGGGCGACGACAATAACCACGCAGCCCTGGCGGACCTGTTCGAACGCGGTGGCGACCCCTTGCTGGTGCTGAAGTGGAAAGAGATCTACGACCTCACTGAACGGGCCATCGACCGCTGCGAGGACATCGCCAACGTGATCCACGGCATCCTGCTCAAGAACGCCTGA
- a CDS encoding IS256 family transposase produces the protein MRFVEADLDQVRTTVPNLWSLVKEPEEFWGDLARHGRQLLKTLLEGTLEAWRDQWVEVAWHQPAPDRQTSRNGYYRRKRWATTLGPLENLRVPRCRDPGLTAHMFQRLAGHDAALSQSALDMLLAGVSTRRVGELLDQILDLPVSAGQVSRIAKRLDADVRAYHLRPLADRYRYLLLDGIHLKARGTPRLFQTGLRRSRKRVLRVALGVTVDGHKEIVDFRVANGETTRAWESFLQGLYRRGLQGQSLSLITTDGGGGVQAAVELVYPHVARQRCWFHKMQNVANQVRRGDQEEVLQGLRAVYSAPNRRAALAAYTAWGRRWQARYPAAVRCVERDLPELLAVFDLPAAHRRMVRTTNPIERTFREVRRRTRSIGTFVNDASIERIMYGLVAYFNRKYAARICPAFRKKRHVA, from the coding sequence ATGAGATTCGTGGAAGCCGACTTGGATCAGGTTCGCACTACCGTGCCCAACCTGTGGTCGTTGGTCAAGGAGCCCGAAGAATTCTGGGGCGACCTGGCCCGCCATGGCCGGCAACTGCTCAAAACCCTCCTGGAGGGCACGCTGGAGGCCTGGCGCGACCAGTGGGTCGAAGTCGCCTGGCATCAGCCCGCGCCCGACCGCCAGACGTCCCGCAATGGCTACTACCGCCGCAAACGCTGGGCCACCACGTTGGGACCGCTGGAAAACCTCCGCGTGCCCCGCTGCCGGGACCCGGGCCTGACCGCCCACATGTTCCAACGCCTGGCTGGGCACGACGCGGCGCTCAGCCAGTCGGCGCTCGACATGCTGCTGGCCGGCGTTAGCACCCGCCGTGTCGGTGAGCTGCTCGACCAGATCCTGGACCTGCCCGTCTCGGCCGGCCAGGTCAGCCGGATTGCCAAGCGTCTGGACGCCGACGTGCGGGCCTATCACCTGCGACCGCTGGCGGATCGTTATCGCTATCTGCTGTTGGACGGCATTCACCTGAAGGCCCGTGGCACGCCGCGCTTGTTTCAAACCGGCCTGCGGCGCAGCCGCAAACGTGTGCTGCGGGTGGCCCTGGGCGTGACGGTCGACGGGCATAAGGAGATCGTCGACTTCCGGGTCGCCAACGGCGAGACCACGCGGGCCTGGGAATCTTTTCTGCAGGGCCTGTACCGGCGGGGGTTGCAGGGCCAGTCGCTGAGTCTGATTACCACCGACGGCGGTGGCGGCGTGCAGGCGGCGGTGGAGCTGGTCTACCCGCACGTGGCGCGGCAACGCTGCTGGTTCCACAAGATGCAGAACGTGGCCAACCAAGTGCGGCGGGGTGATCAGGAGGAAGTCTTACAGGGCTTGCGGGCCGTGTACAGCGCCCCGAACCGGCGTGCGGCCTTGGCGGCCTACACGGCCTGGGGTCGCCGTTGGCAGGCCCGCTATCCCGCGGCGGTGCGCTGCGTGGAGCGCGACCTGCCGGAGCTGTTGGCGGTGTTCGACCTGCCGGCGGCGCATCGGCGGATGGTGCGGACGACGAACCCGATCGAGCGAACGTTCCGGGAGGTGCGGCGGCGGACGCGTTCGATCGGGACGTTCGTCAATGATGCGAGTATTGAGCGGATCATGTATGGGCTGGTGGCGTACTTCAATCGCAAGTACGCCGCCCGTATCTGCCCGGCCTTCCGCAAAAAGCGTCACGTGGCCTGA
- a CDS encoding Gfo/Idh/MocA family oxidoreductase, protein MSNPTPARNETTRRTFIKGALSAGAAFAAAGPLGCAQTGTTPQVEPTPAPAEPGQPKPVVHQPKSATPYNQINVAFIGTGGIGKMHLEHAAELGFGCQCFCDVDTAQHATAAEMYPHARRYQDYREMFDKEAKNIDAVMIGTPDHHHYPATIIAMQLGKHVYTQKPLTHTPWEARQLTEAAKKYKVVTQMGNQGHAMEGWRLVYEWIRSGALGQIREVHTWTDRPIWPQGMERPEGSDPIPSTLNWDIWLGPAPERPFKKDVYHRFAWRGWWDFGAGALGDMACHTMDGVFWALDPGYPTSVEPIAATPITADAFPKSAVIKWEYPAKGDRAAFVSYWYDGGLMPPFPPELEIGRKMSPTGNLFLGTKASMLVQGDYGDSPRIIPEAKMKEIGKPAQLLERSPGQIQEWIMAVAGEKPQDFTKSNFGYAGPFTESILLGNIALRVGRRLEWDGANMKFTNVPEANQFVSKEYRSGWKF, encoded by the coding sequence ATGAGCAACCCAACCCCTGCACGTAATGAGACCACCCGTCGCACGTTCATCAAGGGCGCGCTGAGTGCCGGCGCCGCGTTCGCCGCCGCCGGCCCACTCGGCTGTGCCCAGACCGGAACCACCCCGCAGGTGGAACCGACGCCGGCCCCCGCGGAGCCCGGCCAGCCCAAGCCCGTGGTGCACCAGCCCAAGTCCGCCACGCCCTACAACCAGATCAACGTCGCGTTCATCGGCACCGGCGGGATCGGCAAGATGCATCTCGAGCATGCCGCCGAGCTGGGCTTCGGCTGCCAGTGCTTCTGCGACGTCGATACTGCGCAGCACGCGACTGCCGCCGAGATGTACCCGCACGCTCGGCGCTACCAGGACTACCGCGAGATGTTCGACAAGGAAGCGAAGAACATCGACGCGGTGATGATCGGCACGCCGGACCACCATCACTACCCGGCGACGATCATTGCCATGCAGCTTGGCAAGCACGTCTACACGCAGAAGCCGCTGACGCACACGCCGTGGGAGGCCCGGCAACTGACCGAGGCGGCGAAGAAGTACAAGGTCGTCACGCAGATGGGCAACCAGGGGCACGCGATGGAGGGCTGGCGGCTGGTGTACGAGTGGATCCGCAGCGGCGCGCTCGGCCAGATCCGCGAAGTGCACACCTGGACCGACCGGCCCATCTGGCCGCAGGGGATGGAACGGCCCGAGGGCTCGGACCCGATTCCCTCGACGCTGAACTGGGACATCTGGCTCGGCCCCGCCCCGGAGCGCCCCTTCAAGAAGGACGTGTATCACCGGTTCGCCTGGCGCGGCTGGTGGGATTTCGGTGCCGGCGCCCTCGGCGACATGGCCTGCCACACGATGGACGGCGTCTTCTGGGCCCTCGATCCCGGCTACCCGACCTCGGTCGAGCCGATCGCGGCCACGCCCATCACGGCGGACGCCTTTCCGAAGAGCGCGGTGATCAAGTGGGAGTACCCGGCCAAGGGTGACCGGGCGGCGTTCGTCTCGTACTGGTACGATGGCGGCCTCATGCCCCCGTTCCCGCCGGAGTTGGAAATCGGGCGTAAGATGAGCCCGACGGGCAACCTGTTCCTGGGCACGAAGGCGTCCATGCTGGTGCAGGGCGACTACGGCGACAGCCCGCGGATTATCCCGGAAGCGAAGATGAAGGAGATCGGCAAGCCGGCGCAGCTGCTCGAGCGCTCGCCGGGGCAGATCCAGGAGTGGATCATGGCGGTGGCGGGCGAGAAGCCGCAGGACTTCACGAAGTCGAACTTCGGCTACGCGGGTCCGTTCACCGAGAGCATTCTGCTGGGGAACATCGCGTTGCGTGTCGGCCGGCGACTGGAATGGGACGGCGCGAACATGAAGTTCACGAACGTGCCGGAAGCGAACCAGTTTGTAAGCAAGGAATACCGGTCCGGCTGGAAGTTCTAG
- a CDS encoding response regulator, with product MSAGQFILVVEDDAGVGDVLQKHLEREGYYCQVVISGEKALASIREHAPSLILLDRVLPGMTGDEVVRRLKADPRTRAIPVIMLTGKAEESDELVGLALGADDYIAKPFSTKLLLARIAAQLRRQEVLEQHGEAPATATIMLDRRQPQVYVDKTPVKLTTTEYKILATLIAARGHVLACDQLQSVVYGKQPPPSECSIAGHVEGLRRKMGPAAGYIQAVADEGYAFCGPMGERPPA from the coding sequence ATGTCAGCCGGACAATTCATACTCGTCGTCGAGGACGACGCGGGCGTGGGGGACGTGCTGCAGAAGCATCTGGAGCGCGAGGGTTACTACTGCCAGGTCGTGATCAGTGGGGAGAAGGCGCTGGCCAGCATCCGCGAGCATGCGCCGAGCCTCATACTCCTCGACCGCGTACTGCCGGGCATGACCGGCGACGAGGTGGTCCGCCGCCTGAAGGCTGACCCCCGCACCCGGGCCATCCCGGTGATCATGCTGACCGGCAAAGCGGAGGAAAGTGACGAACTGGTCGGGCTGGCGCTGGGGGCCGATGATTACATCGCCAAGCCGTTCTCAACCAAGCTGCTCCTGGCCCGGATCGCGGCCCAGCTCCGCCGGCAGGAAGTGCTCGAGCAGCATGGCGAGGCGCCCGCGACGGCAACGATCATGCTGGATCGCCGCCAGCCGCAGGTCTACGTCGACAAGACGCCGGTGAAGCTGACGACGACGGAGTACAAGATCCTGGCAACTTTGATCGCGGCCCGCGGGCATGTGCTGGCTTGCGACCAGTTGCAGTCGGTCGTCTACGGCAAGCAGCCGCCACCCAGCGAGTGCAGCATCGCGGGCCACGTCGAGGGCCTGCGGCGGAAGATGGGCCCGGCGGCCGGCTACATCCAGGCGGTCGCGGACGAAGGCTACGCGTTCTGCGGGCCGATGGGCGAGCGTCCGCCGGCGTAG
- a CDS encoding zf-TFIIB domain-containing protein — protein sequence MCPQCRQPLIVLELRGVEVDYCLECHGTWLDAGELELLVELAGGRVGALPDAIREAGAGRAGGRRCPRCRRKMRCVVFPGSPAVEIDHCPGGHGIWLDAGELAAIVRTHAGQDDLGVAEFLGELFHDRLAGPTEAS from the coding sequence ATGTGTCCGCAATGTCGCCAACCGCTGATCGTCCTGGAATTGCGGGGCGTGGAAGTGGACTACTGTCTCGAGTGCCACGGCACCTGGCTCGACGCCGGCGAGTTGGAGCTGCTGGTCGAGTTGGCGGGCGGGAGAGTGGGAGCGCTCCCGGACGCGATCCGAGAAGCCGGCGCGGGGCGCGCAGGCGGGCGTCGTTGCCCGCGCTGCCGGCGAAAAATGCGCTGCGTCGTTTTCCCGGGGTCGCCGGCGGTGGAGATCGATCATTGTCCCGGCGGGCATGGTATCTGGCTGGACGCGGGTGAATTGGCGGCGATTGTCAGGACGCACGCCGGTCAGGATGACCTGGGCGTGGCGGAATTTCTTGGCGAGTTGTTTCATGACCGGTTGGCTGGACCAACGGAGGCGAGTTGA
- a CDS encoding LemA family protein, with amino-acid sequence MGTTTIGLLIALGVLLVVLFWLIGIYNGLVRLRNEVKNAWSQIDVQLKRRHDLIPNLVETVKGYAGHEKGTLEAVVAARSRAVGAQGISNQVVAEGELSQALGRLMMLVESYPDLKANQNFLALQEELSSTENRIGFARQHYNDSVMTYNTRIQSFPPNVVAGMFNFTESPFFELEQPAERAVPQVKF; translated from the coding sequence ATGGGAACGACGACGATCGGGCTGTTGATCGCGCTGGGTGTGCTGCTGGTGGTGCTGTTCTGGCTGATCGGCATCTACAACGGGCTCGTGCGGCTGCGCAACGAGGTCAAGAATGCGTGGTCGCAAATTGACGTGCAGCTCAAGCGGCGGCACGACCTGATTCCCAATCTCGTGGAGACGGTGAAGGGTTACGCCGGTCACGAAAAGGGCACGCTCGAAGCGGTGGTGGCCGCGCGGTCGCGCGCGGTCGGGGCGCAGGGGATATCGAACCAGGTGGTCGCGGAAGGGGAGCTGTCGCAGGCGCTGGGCCGCCTGATGATGCTGGTCGAAAGCTATCCGGACCTGAAGGCGAACCAGAATTTCCTGGCGCTGCAGGAGGAGCTGAGTTCCACGGAGAACCGGATCGGCTTCGCGCGGCAGCACTACAACGACTCGGTGATGACCTACAACACGCGCATCCAGTCGTTCCCGCCCAACGTGGTCGCGGGCATGTTTAACTTCACCGAGTCGCCGTTCTTCGAGCTGGAGCAGCCGGCGGAGCGGGCGGTGCCGCAGGTGAAGTTCTAG
- a CDS encoding M48 family metallopeptidase, which translates to MWEAIASNARRSWVLVTLMGVLLIALGGTIGLAIEPQVGGYFGISAAVLVWLVLWATAAGAGDSILLSTAKAREIQKEDAPQLWNVVEEMTIASGLGRMPRVFIIDDAALNAFAVGYRPQKAAVAVTAGLLKRLNRDELQGVIAHELGHIRNQDVRFMTLASVMVGAIVLISHGFLRGILYGGGRRSSSRGSGGGQAQLIFLAVALVLAILAPLAAQVLYFACSRRREFLADASAARFTRYPEGLAAALEKIAGQAAPQTEISRVVAPLCIVNPLQGRALVSLFATHPSTEERIQVLRRMGGASFAAYQAAFQKVHGGRARCIDARTLAEDADVAVRAASAEPAGHEAAVVRAREVGELLDRVASFVVIPCACGVRLKLPPGFPRDTLKCPRCGTQHAVPRPAAAPPEPRQPARPLRYRRRTGGWESFQCTCGQTVQLSPTFGAPDVACPKCRQRIEVVPAGPA; encoded by the coding sequence ATGTGGGAGGCGATTGCCAGCAACGCACGGCGTTCGTGGGTGCTGGTCACCCTGATGGGTGTCCTGCTCATCGCGCTGGGCGGCACGATCGGTCTGGCTATCGAGCCACAGGTCGGCGGGTACTTCGGCATCAGTGCGGCCGTGCTGGTGTGGCTGGTGTTGTGGGCCACAGCGGCGGGGGCCGGCGACAGCATCCTGCTCAGCACAGCCAAGGCGCGCGAAATCCAGAAAGAGGATGCACCGCAGCTCTGGAACGTCGTGGAGGAAATGACAATCGCGTCGGGCCTGGGGCGCATGCCGCGCGTCTTCATCATCGACGACGCCGCGCTCAATGCGTTCGCCGTGGGGTACCGGCCCCAGAAGGCGGCGGTGGCGGTCACGGCCGGGTTGCTGAAGCGGCTGAACCGGGACGAACTGCAGGGGGTGATTGCGCACGAGCTGGGCCACATCCGCAACCAGGACGTGCGCTTCATGACGCTGGCGTCGGTAATGGTCGGGGCGATCGTGCTTATCTCGCACGGCTTCTTGCGGGGGATTCTCTACGGCGGCGGGCGGCGGTCGTCGTCGCGCGGCAGCGGCGGCGGCCAGGCGCAGCTCATCTTTCTCGCGGTCGCGCTGGTGCTGGCGATTCTGGCGCCGCTGGCGGCACAGGTACTGTATTTCGCGTGCTCACGCCGGCGGGAGTTTCTGGCGGATGCCTCGGCGGCCCGCTTCACGCGGTATCCCGAGGGGCTCGCCGCGGCGCTGGAGAAGATCGCCGGCCAGGCTGCTCCGCAGACCGAGATCAGCCGGGTCGTCGCGCCCCTGTGCATCGTCAATCCCCTGCAGGGCCGGGCTCTGGTCAGCCTGTTCGCGACGCATCCGTCCACGGAGGAGCGCATCCAGGTGCTGCGGCGGATGGGGGGAGCGAGCTTCGCGGCGTACCAGGCGGCGTTTCAGAAGGTGCACGGCGGCCGCGCGCGGTGCATCGACGCGCGGACGCTGGCGGAAGATGCCGACGTCGCGGTGCGCGCCGCTAGTGCGGAACCCGCCGGGCACGAGGCCGCAGTCGTGCGAGCCCGCGAGGTCGGCGAATTGCTGGACCGTGTGGCCAGTTTCGTTGTCATTCCCTGTGCCTGTGGCGTACGTTTGAAGCTGCCGCCGGGCTTCCCGCGCGACACCTTGAAATGCCCGCGTTGTGGAACGCAACACGCCGTGCCGAGGCCCGCCGCGGCGCCGCCCGAGCCCCGGCAACCGGCCCGGCCGCTGCGCTATCGGCGCCGCACGGGCGGCTGGGAGTCGTTCCAGTGCACCTGCGGCCAAACGGTCCAGCTTAGCCCGACCTTCGGGGCACCGGACGTTGCCTGTCCGAAGTGCCGGCAGCGGATCGAGGTGGTGCCGGCGGGGCCGGCGTAG